The following are encoded in a window of Bos javanicus breed banteng chromosome 12, ARS-OSU_banteng_1.0, whole genome shotgun sequence genomic DNA:
- the LOC133258036 gene encoding basic proline-rich protein-like translates to MEPGPAAHVAQGGARPCDSPRGRQGAAGQSRGLPDTATPPPVSRRQPRGDRRRRGPSAAGTRARRPSFVSPSPPPPSPAQRGGGSATAVPVARGPRPKPGTIGGGAQSPPCPPPSPPRSPPRRNMAARPPLPPSRAGLPRRVTPPAGGRRGFHAATKAGPGLLRWPRPGKLRAPPGGCPRGLTKPTRSGGGVQAAPPRAPAPSAHPRAHKVWGPAGSGPGHAARRRAGTSWARPLPVRGLPHVPLPPPLCSGGALTLAPERNFPCPGTPRPACARSPGSGGVQASRVPSPRGHCVHRAPVRLPRRPGQAGSARVPGAAAALTPPPPALPSAARPCPSASPRASEAAASGRCHTPGRPTARDPPRSPATPRPPRCPRAIPPHPPARPPPSGPGPHTTGFTHSAEGRADSPGGVAATIFASPAAGSRSRLPTRLRFTTTGGPRPGVRPAGRPAPRRGLREGARAAAARRGSSPPPRPRPRARSGAKAQVGQRRQHLEGPCG, encoded by the coding sequence ATGGAGCCCGGGCCGGCAGCACATGTCGCACAAGGGGGCGCGCGGCCTTGCGATTCCCCGCGCGGCCGCCAGGGGGCGGCGGGTCAGAGTCGGGGCCTGCCGGACACGGCAACCCCCCCACCCGTTTCCCGGCGGCAGCCGCGCGGCGACCGGCGGCGCCGAGGCCCGAGCGCAGCGGGGACGCGGGCGCGCCGCCCCTCCTTTGtgtcccccagccctcccccccCGAGCCCGGCCCAGAGGGGCGGGGGCTCCGCGACTGCGGTGCCCGTCGCACGCGGCCCGAGGCCTAAGCCAGGAACAATCGGCGGCGGCGCGCAGTCGCCGCCATGTCCCCCGCCCTCACCCCCGCGCAGCCCGCCCCGCAGGAACATGGCGGCGCGGCCGCCGCTCCCGCCGAGCCGGGCTGGCCTCCCGCGCCGCGTTACCCCGCCAGCGGGCGGCCGAAGAGGGTTCCACGCCGCCACCAAGGCCGGCCCGGGCCTGCTCCGCTGGCCACGACCCGGGAAGTTGAGAGCCCCGCCCGGGGGCTGCCCACGCGGGTTAACAAAGCCCACACGGAGTGGGGGTGGCGTCCAGGCCGCGCCGCCCCGAGCACCCGCGCCCTCCGCCCACCCTCGCGCGCACAAAGTTTGGGGGCCCGCGGGCTCCGGGCCGGGCCACGCTGCCCGCCGGCGCGCAGGTACCTCGTGGGCGCGCCCCCTCCCGGTCCGCGGCCTGCCCCAtgtgccgctgccgccgccgctttGTTCTGGCGGCGCTTTAACTCTCGCCCCCGAGAGAAACTTTCCTTGCCCGGGGACCCCGCGGCCCGCGTGCGCCCGGAGCCCTGGAAGCGGGGGGGTGCAGGCCTCGCGCGTCCCTTCCCCGAGGGGCCATTGTGTGCACCGCGCGCCCGTCCGCCTGCCCCGTCGGCCGGGCCAGGCAGGGTCCGCGCGGGTCCCGGGCGCGGCCGCCGCACTCACGCCGCCCCCTCCCGCCCTCCCGTCCGCGGCCAGGCCCTGCCCCTCCGCCAGCCCGCGTGCGAGCGAGGCAGCAGCGAGTGGCCGCTGCCACACGCCGGGGCGGCCAACGGCCCGAGACCCGCCCCGGTCCCCGGCCACGCCGCGGCCGCCACGCTGCCCCCGGGCCATCCCGCCccacccgcccgcccgcccgccgccctCCGGACCCGGGCCGCACACAACAGGTTTCACTCACTCGGCGGAGGGGCGGGCAGACTCACCAGGAGGAGTAGCCGCCACCATCTTCGCCTCGCCCGCCGCGGGCTCTCGCTCCCGCCTCCCCACCCGCCTCCGCTTTACTACGACCGGAGGCCCCAGGCCGGGGGTGCGGCCAGCCGGCCGGCCCGCCCCGCGGAGGGGGCTTCGCGAGGGGGCGCGAGCCGCGGCGGCGCGGCGGGGGTCGTCCCCACCCCCTCGGCCTCGCCCGAGGGCGCGAAGTGGCGCGAAGGCGCAGGTCGGGCAGCGGCGGCAGCACCTCGAAGGACCATGTGGGTGA